A stretch of the Bacillus anthracis str. Vollum genome encodes the following:
- a CDS encoding transglycosylase domain-containing protein, with protein MKERVLSRVNYHQKVALNPMTKFFYKAIILLLLLSFTLLFIGNVMIEQSDISKLHVPAKLEVPESLTHAFIATEDKRFYHHNGLDYIAIIRASVENIKAGGVVQGGSTITQQLSKNAFLTNERTFSRKWKEIFYTKKIERTFTKDEILKLYVSNIYYGEGAWGIEKAANLYFGKKVSQLTLAESAMMAAVVKAPAYYSPAQNYDKAVERRNVVLRLMEKEGYINHDEYMQAVSEKLVIRHDIKTERSMLNHAREKAVS; from the coding sequence ATGAAAGAACGAGTATTATCTAGGGTGAACTATCATCAAAAAGTTGCATTAAATCCAATGACTAAGTTTTTTTATAAAGCCATTATTTTATTATTATTGTTAAGTTTTACGTTATTATTCATTGGAAATGTAATGATCGAGCAAAGTGATATTAGTAAATTACATGTACCGGCTAAGTTAGAGGTGCCAGAATCATTAACACATGCATTTATTGCGACAGAAGATAAAAGGTTTTATCATCATAACGGTTTAGATTATATAGCGATTATTAGGGCGTCTGTTGAGAATATAAAAGCTGGTGGTGTTGTGCAAGGCGGTAGCACAATTACACAACAGTTATCAAAAAATGCTTTTTTAACGAATGAACGTACATTTTCTCGTAAGTGGAAAGAAATTTTTTATACGAAAAAAATTGAACGTACATTTACAAAGGATGAAATTTTAAAATTATATGTAAGTAATATTTATTACGGAGAAGGGGCATGGGGAATTGAAAAAGCAGCAAACCTTTACTTCGGTAAAAAGGTGAGCCAATTAACGTTGGCTGAAAGTGCAATGATGGCTGCTGTAGTAAAGGCACCTGCTTATTACTCACCTGCACAAAATTACGATAAAGCAGTTGAGAGACGAAACGTCGTTTTGAGATTAATGGAGAAAGAAGGCTATATCAATCATGATGAGTATATGCAAGCAGTTAGTGAGAAATTAGTCATTCGTCATGATATAAAAACAGAGCGGTCGATGTTAAATCATGCGCGCGAAAAAGCAGTGAGCTAA
- a CDS encoding amidase domain-containing protein, whose protein sequence is MVVKINIEKQVQQFLAYVTEKRTNVDGIAEDLLQIAKRKRLLFQKRNADIVKATADVSFMRQLNNSNHQEIDYQIHFKYLIKHKELFYIEEEQLKRRVCLNNSQVIGDYAIEAPEAVGMSETLEREVTKEKYGSYQYNRLEAVKYAERWWDDRNPVYRNFPDNCTNFISQCLHTGEVPMNGYPNIRKGWWQRENQWSWSWAVAHSFYWYLSGATTGLRAEAVERPEDLILGDVIAYDFEDDGRWNHTTIVVAKDADGMPLVNAHSANSRRRYWNYEDSSKYTPQMKYKFFHIING, encoded by the coding sequence ATGGTTGTAAAAATAAATATTGAAAAGCAAGTACAACAATTTTTAGCATATGTAACAGAGAAACGAACAAATGTAGATGGTATTGCTGAAGATTTATTACAAATAGCAAAGAGAAAGAGACTATTGTTTCAAAAGCGTAATGCAGATATAGTGAAAGCAACTGCGGATGTTTCTTTCATGAGACAATTAAATAATAGCAATCATCAAGAAATTGATTATCAAATACATTTTAAATATTTAATTAAGCATAAAGAATTATTTTATATTGAAGAGGAACAATTAAAACGAAGAGTTTGTTTAAATAATAGCCAGGTAATAGGTGATTATGCTATTGAAGCGCCAGAAGCAGTTGGAATGAGTGAGACATTGGAGAGGGAAGTTACAAAAGAGAAATACGGTTCCTATCAGTATAACCGTTTAGAGGCAGTTAAATATGCAGAGCGTTGGTGGGATGATCGAAATCCTGTATATCGTAATTTCCCTGATAATTGTACGAATTTTATTTCTCAATGTCTTCATACTGGAGAAGTACCAATGAATGGATATCCTAATATTCGTAAAGGATGGTGGCAAAGGGAGAATCAATGGAGTTGGAGCTGGGCTGTCGCGCACTCTTTTTATTGGTATTTGTCAGGTGCTACAACAGGGCTTCGAGCAGAAGCAGTAGAAAGACCAGAGGACCTTATTCTTGGTGATGTCATAGCTTATGATTTCGAGGATGATGGTAGGTGGAATCATACGACGATTGTAGTAGCGAAAGACGCAGATGGTATGCCACTTGTAAATGCACATTCAGCGAATAGCCGTCGGCGTTATTGGAACTATGAAGATTCTAGTAAATATACACCACAAATGAAATATAAATTCTTTCATATTATTAATGGGTAG
- the queG gene encoding tRNA epoxyqueuosine(34) reductase QueG yields MDFEQLKQDVIAYSKTIGIDKIGFASASPFEELKQRLIQQQQLNYQSGFEEPDIEKRTNPQLLLSGAKSIIAIALAYPSKLKNAPLSKRGERRGIFCRASWGQDYHLVLRDRLQKLEAYLIEKLPDIEVKSMVDTGELSDRAVSERAGIGWSGKNCSIITPEFGSYVYLGEMITNVPFPPDQPIEDQCGSCTKCIDICPTGALIQGGQLDSKKCIAFLTQTKGFLPEEYRDKIGNRIYGCDTCQTVCPKNKGMDFHNHPEMEPDPELVKPLLTPLLTISNRDFKEKYGIMSGSWRGKKPLQRNAILALAHFKEASAIPDLIGVMKDDPRPVLRGTAAWALGKIGGDGVGEAIEKAMQREKDEEVLHEMNRGLELLAQKKE; encoded by the coding sequence ATGGATTTTGAACAATTAAAGCAAGATGTCATTGCGTATAGTAAAACAATTGGTATAGATAAAATAGGCTTTGCTAGTGCGTCACCATTTGAGGAATTAAAGCAGCGTTTAATCCAGCAGCAACAATTAAATTATCAATCTGGATTTGAAGAGCCTGATATAGAAAAGAGAACGAACCCACAGCTACTATTATCTGGTGCGAAATCAATTATTGCGATTGCATTAGCGTATCCTTCAAAATTAAAAAATGCACCATTAAGTAAGCGCGGAGAACGTCGCGGGATTTTTTGTCGTGCTTCTTGGGGACAAGATTATCATCTTGTTTTAAGAGATCGTTTGCAAAAATTAGAAGCATATTTAATCGAAAAACTTCCAGATATAGAAGTTAAGTCCATGGTTGATACAGGTGAATTAAGTGATCGAGCTGTTTCGGAGCGCGCCGGTATTGGATGGAGCGGTAAGAATTGCTCTATTATTACACCAGAATTTGGTTCGTATGTATATTTAGGAGAAATGATTACAAACGTTCCATTCCCACCAGACCAGCCGATAGAAGATCAATGCGGAAGCTGTACAAAATGTATTGATATTTGTCCTACAGGTGCTTTAATACAAGGAGGACAGTTAGATTCGAAGAAATGTATTGCATTTTTAACACAGACAAAAGGATTCCTACCGGAAGAATATCGCGACAAAATAGGAAATCGTATTTATGGATGTGATACTTGTCAGACAGTTTGTCCGAAAAATAAAGGAATGGATTTTCATAATCATCCTGAGATGGAACCAGATCCTGAGTTAGTTAAGCCGTTATTAACACCGCTCTTAACAATTAGTAATCGTGATTTTAAAGAGAAATATGGAATTATGTCTGGTTCATGGAGAGGTAAAAAACCGCTGCAACGAAATGCAATTTTGGCACTTGCGCATTTTAAAGAGGCATCAGCAATTCCTGATTTAATTGGTGTTATGAAAGATGATCCAAGGCCAGTACTTCGCGGAACAGCAGCATGGGCGCTTGGGAAAATTGGTGGAGATGGCGTGGGCGAAGCCATTGAAAAAGCGATGCAACGTGAGAAAGACGAAGAGGTTCTTCATGAAATGAATCGCGGACTTGAATTGTTAGCGCAGAAAAAAGAGTAG
- a CDS encoding DsbA family protein has translation MKSSNKLMALGIVFSIAVLIVIGTIVYSIINDKKDKGNEMFAYSTQQSLGKDDAPVKVVEFGDFKCPACRTWDVTVLPRLKEEYIDKGKVQLYFINFPFIGKDSDLGAAAGEAIYKQDQDSFWIFYDEIYQSQKKDTEEWITEELLLNIVKEKLPKIDVEQFKKDLHSKEIKEKVRKDSDRAQKLKVQGAPSVYVNGNLANPDFDSLKKAIDKELKK, from the coding sequence ATGAAATCATCGAACAAACTCATGGCTCTTGGTATAGTTTTTTCCATTGCAGTATTGATTGTAATTGGGACGATTGTGTATAGCATCATAAATGACAAAAAAGATAAAGGGAATGAGATGTTTGCTTATTCCACACAACAATCTTTAGGGAAAGATGATGCACCAGTTAAGGTAGTTGAATTTGGAGACTTCAAATGTCCTGCTTGTCGTACTTGGGATGTAACGGTATTACCACGATTAAAAGAAGAGTATATCGATAAAGGTAAAGTGCAGTTATATTTTATTAACTTCCCATTTATCGGAAAAGACTCTGATTTAGGTGCAGCAGCTGGTGAAGCAATTTATAAACAAGATCAAGATTCATTCTGGATTTTCTATGATGAGATTTATCAGAGTCAAAAGAAAGACACGGAAGAATGGATTACAGAAGAATTGCTTCTTAACATTGTGAAAGAAAAACTTCCGAAAATTGATGTAGAACAATTTAAGAAGGATTTACACAGTAAAGAAATAAAAGAAAAAGTACGTAAAGATTCAGATCGTGCTCAAAAATTAAAAGTTCAAGGTGCTCCTTCAGTATATGTGAATGGAAATCTTGCAAATCCTGATTTTGATAGCTTGAAGAAAGCAATTGATAAAGAATTGAAAAAGTGA